One Dunckerocampus dactyliophorus isolate RoL2022-P2 chromosome 18, RoL_Ddac_1.1, whole genome shotgun sequence genomic region harbors:
- the ankrd54 gene encoding ankyrin repeat domain-containing protein 54, which yields MDGWVSVVAPDNDRSSSEGEYIAEPCPEHETKEAENGTQRRTVERMEDGGTNVEFGEGKVVLGRVGQRDDKELRYLHLLWEPGRAEAGAGGVTGKLGKMTGSRARRFHRATRTPIGKDIYAVKRLREAANSNDIDTVRKLLQDDIDPCAADDKGRTALHFSSCNGNESIVQLLLSYGADPNQRDSLGNTPLHLAACTNHVPVITTLLRGGSRVDALDRAGRTPLHLARSKLNILQEGDSRSLETLRGEVTQIIQMLREYLNLMGQSEAKERLEHISTQLQHTQTKEQVDEVTDLLASFTSLSLQKQNLGDR from the exons ATGGACGGGTGGGTTTCAGTCGTAGCACCAGATAATGATCGATCTAGCTCCGAGGGCGAATACATTGCCGAACCCTGTCCCGAACATGAAACCAAGGAGGCGGAGAACGGAACGCAGCGGAGGACTGTGGAGAGGATGGAGGACGGGGGCACGAATGTCGAATTTGGGGAGGGCAAAGTGGTGTTAGGACGAGTCGGACAGAGGGACGACAAAGAACTTCGGTACTTGCACTTGTTATGGGAACCGGGGCGAGCAGAGGCTGGAGCCGGCGGTGTGACAGGCAAGCTGGGGAAGATGACCGGGAGCAGGGCCAGGCGGTTCCACCGAGCCACACGGACTCCTATTGGTAAAGATATCTATG CTGTAAAGAGACTGAGGGAAGCAGCAAACAGCAATGACATCGACACAG TCCGGAAGCTCCTGCAGGATGACATCGACCCCTGTGCCGCAGATGACAAGGGAAGGACAGCCTTACATTTTTCTTCCTGCAATGGCAACGAGAGCATCG TGCAGTTACTGCTGAGCTACGGTGCAGACCCCAACCAGCGTGACAGTCTGGGAAACACCCCACTCCATTTGG CGGCCTGTACAAACCACGTGCCTGTCATCACCACATTGCTGAGAGGAG gGTCACGTGTGGATGCCCTTGACCGAGCAGGTCGGACCCCTCTACATCTCGCACGCTCCAAACTTAACATTCTGCAAGAAGGAGATTCCCGAAGCTTAGAAACCCTGAGAGGAGAAGTGACACAG ATTATTCAAATGCTGAGGGAATATCTGAATTTAATGGGCCAAAGTGAAGCTAAAGAGAGACTGGAGCACATTTCGACCcagctgcaacacacacaaaccaaagAGCAA GTGGATGAGGTGACTGATTTACTGGCCAGCTTTACTTCACTCAGTCTACAGAAACAGAATTTGGGAGACAGGTAG